In one window of Lewinella sp. 4G2 DNA:
- the hisB gene encoding bifunctional histidinol-phosphatase/imidazoleglycerol-phosphate dehydratase HisB encodes MKKILFLDRDGTLILEPEDYQVDHINKLNFYPGVFRWLGRIVRELDYDLVMVTNQDGLGTDSYPETNFWPTHNAMLRALEAEGITFTEQIIDRTFAADNQPTRKPGTGLVQHYLRGNFDLANSYVVGDRLTDIQLAKNMGAKGIWIATDPELGVEELDADQLEGLTETIALRTTDWEEIYRLLRLESRTAAVTRTTKETDIQIELDLDGTGKTDMDTGLGFFDHMLDQLGRHSGCDLAVKVKGDLHIDEHHTIEDTAIALGEAFAAALGDKLGIERYGFNLVMDEATVDVRLDFGGRPWLVWDCDYKREKIGDMPTEMFHHFFKSFSDGAKCNLAIKARGKNEHHIIEATFKALAKSIKAAKRRDVDNMRLPSTKGML; translated from the coding sequence ATGAAAAAAATCCTCTTCCTAGACCGCGACGGCACCCTCATCCTCGAACCCGAGGATTACCAGGTGGACCACATCAACAAGCTCAACTTCTACCCCGGCGTCTTCCGCTGGTTGGGGCGCATTGTGCGGGAACTGGACTATGACCTCGTGATGGTCACCAACCAGGATGGATTGGGTACGGACAGCTACCCCGAGACTAACTTCTGGCCCACCCACAACGCGATGTTGCGGGCGCTGGAGGCAGAAGGGATCACTTTTACCGAGCAAATTATTGACCGGACGTTTGCGGCTGATAACCAACCGACCCGCAAACCCGGGACGGGCCTCGTCCAACACTACCTGAGGGGAAATTTCGACCTCGCCAACAGCTACGTGGTGGGGGACCGGCTGACGGACATCCAACTCGCCAAAAATATGGGCGCGAAGGGCATCTGGATTGCCACCGACCCCGAACTCGGCGTGGAAGAACTTGACGCTGACCAACTCGAAGGCCTCACCGAAACCATCGCCCTGCGGACGACCGATTGGGAAGAGATCTACCGCCTCCTCCGCCTCGAGTCCCGTACCGCAGCGGTAACGCGGACCACCAAAGAGACCGACATCCAAATTGAATTGGACCTGGACGGCACTGGTAAAACCGACATGGATACCGGCCTCGGCTTCTTCGACCATATGCTCGACCAATTGGGCCGCCACTCCGGTTGCGACCTGGCCGTCAAAGTAAAAGGTGACCTCCACATCGACGAGCACCACACGATTGAAGACACCGCCATTGCCCTCGGGGAAGCCTTTGCCGCCGCCCTCGGCGACAAGCTGGGCATCGAACGTTACGGCTTCAATTTAGTGATGGACGAAGCCACCGTAGACGTTCGCCTCGACTTCGGCGGCCGCCCCTGGCTCGTCTGGGATTGCGACTACAAACGCGAAAAGATCGGCGATATGCCCACGGAAATGTTCCACCATTTCTTCAAATCCTTTAGCGACGGCGCGAAGTGTAACCTGGCCATCAAGGCGAGAGGGAAGAACGAGCACCACATCATTGAAGCTACGTTCAAAGCCCTGGCAAAATCCATCAAGGCCGCCAAGCGGAGGGACGTAGATAATATGAGGTTACCTTCAACAAAAGGAATGCTATAG